One genomic window of Myxocyprinus asiaticus isolate MX2 ecotype Aquarium Trade chromosome 5, UBuf_Myxa_2, whole genome shotgun sequence includes the following:
- the LOC127441020 gene encoding fizzy-related protein homolog isoform X1, translated as MDQDYERRLLRQINHQNVPEGHPSKSGYATCSPVTVKSGDRFIPTRAGSNWSINFHYANENCWSPNQNQRSKDAGTDTGKDAVAYAALLRNELLGAGIETVPDPHTDERRHTILTQDTHSLFRYTIHTKRVPFDNEISPYSLSPLSNKSHKLLRSPRKPARKISKIPFKVLDAPELQDDFYLNLVDWSAGNLLSVGLGACVYLWSACTSQVTRLCDLSVDGDSVTSVCWNERGSLVSVGTHKGFVQIWDAAGGRKLTSLEGHSARTHSVSLLSPGALAWNGEQLSSGSRDRVILQRDVRAPPPVERRLQGHRQEVCGLKWSPDHQHLASGGNDNKLLVWNSSSLLPVQQYSDHLAAVKAIAWSPHQHGLLASGGGTADRCLRFWNTLTGQALQSTDTGSQVCNLAWSKHANELVSTHGYSQNQILVWKYPSLTQVAKLTGHSYRVLYLAVSPDGEAIVTGAGDETLRFWNVFSKTRCTKESKSVLNLFTRIR; from the exons ATGGACCAGGACTATGAAAGACGCCTGTTGAGGCAAATCAACCACCAGAACGTCCCAGAGGGCCACCCCTCCAAA TCAGGGTATGCAACATGCAGCCCGGTTACTGTCAAATCAGGAGACAGATTTATCCCCACACGTGCCGGAAGCAACTGGAGCATAAACTTCCACTATGCCAAT GAGAACTGTTGGTCGCCCAATCAGAATCAGCGGTCGAAGGATGCTGGTACAGACACAGGGAAAG ATGCTGTGGCGTATGCCGCACTGCTGAGGAACGAACTGTTGGGAGCAGGAATCGAAACTGTGCCTGATCCTCACACAGATGAGCGCCGGCACACCATTCTCACACAGGACACACATAGCCTCTTCAGG tacACCATCCACACAAAGAGAGTGCCTTTTGACAATGAAATCTCCCCATACTCCCTCTCTCCTCTCAGTAACAAAAG TCACAAACTGTTGCGGTCACCTCGAAAGCCAGCACGCAAAATTTCCAAGATCCCATTCAAGGTTCTTGATGCACCAGAGTTGCAGGATGACTTCTATCTCAACCTG GTGGACTGGTCTGCTGGAAATCTCTTGAGTGTTGGTTTGGGAGCCTGTGTTTACCTGTGGAGTGCCTGCACCAGTCAG GTGACGAGGTTGTGTGACTTGTCAGTGGATGGAGACTCCGTCACATCAGTGTGTTGGAATGAGAGG GGAAGTTTGGTGTCTGTAGGGACCCATAAGGGATTTGTTCAGATTTGGGATGCAGCTGGAGGGAGGAAGTTGACCAGTTTGGAGGGACATTCAGCACGT ACACACAGTGTCTCTCTTCTCTCTCCAGGAGCGCTTGCGTGGAATGGGGAGCAGCTGTCATCAGGTAGCCGGGACAGGGTGATTCTGCAGAGGGACGTGAGGGCGCCTCCCCCTGTGGAGAGACGCCTCCAGGGACACAGGCAGGAAGTGTGTGGGCTGAAGTGGTCACCTGACCACCAGCACCTCGCTTCTGGAGGGAACGATAACAAG TTACTGGTGTGGAACAGCTCCAGTCTGCTTCCCGTGCAGCAGTACAGCGATCACCTGGCAGCAGTGAAGGCCATCGCTTGGTCTCCTCACCAGCACGGCCTGTTGGCCTCCGGAGGGGGAACCGCTGACCGCTGCCTCCGTTTCTGGAACACTCTGACCGGGCAGGCGCTACAAAGTACCGACACCGGCTCACAGGTTTGCAACCTGGCCTGGTCTAAACATGCCAACGAACTG GTCAGCACACATGGCTACTCCCAGAATCAGATCCTGGTGTGGAAATACCCATCACTTACCCAGGTGGCCAAGCTCACAGGACATTCATACCGAGTACTCTACTTG GCGGTGTCTCCAGATGGTGAGGCCATTGTAACAGGAGCAGGAGACGAGACGCTAAGGTTCTGGAATGTCTTCAGCAAAACACGCTGCACCAAG GAATCCAAATCAGTGTTGAACCTGTTCACCAGGATACGGTAA
- the LOC127441020 gene encoding fizzy-related protein homolog isoform X3 — translation MDQDYERRLLRQINHQNVPEGHPSKENCWSPNQNQRSKDAGTDTGKDAVAYAALLRNELLGAGIETVPDPHTDERRHTILTQDTHSLFRYTIHTKRVPFDNEISPYSLSPLSNKSHKLLRSPRKPARKISKIPFKVLDAPELQDDFYLNLVDWSAGNLLSVGLGACVYLWSACTSQVTRLCDLSVDGDSVTSVCWNERGSLVSVGTHKGFVQIWDAAGGRKLTSLEGHSARTHSVSLLSPGALAWNGEQLSSGSRDRVILQRDVRAPPPVERRLQGHRQEVCGLKWSPDHQHLASGGNDNKLLVWNSSSLLPVQQYSDHLAAVKAIAWSPHQHGLLASGGGTADRCLRFWNTLTGQALQSTDTGSQVCNLAWSKHANELVSTHGYSQNQILVWKYPSLTQVAKLTGHSYRVLYLAVSPDGEAIVTGAGDETLRFWNVFSKTRCTKESKSVLNLFTRIR, via the exons ATGGACCAGGACTATGAAAGACGCCTGTTGAGGCAAATCAACCACCAGAACGTCCCAGAGGGCCACCCCTCCAAA GAGAACTGTTGGTCGCCCAATCAGAATCAGCGGTCGAAGGATGCTGGTACAGACACAGGGAAAG ATGCTGTGGCGTATGCCGCACTGCTGAGGAACGAACTGTTGGGAGCAGGAATCGAAACTGTGCCTGATCCTCACACAGATGAGCGCCGGCACACCATTCTCACACAGGACACACATAGCCTCTTCAGG tacACCATCCACACAAAGAGAGTGCCTTTTGACAATGAAATCTCCCCATACTCCCTCTCTCCTCTCAGTAACAAAAG TCACAAACTGTTGCGGTCACCTCGAAAGCCAGCACGCAAAATTTCCAAGATCCCATTCAAGGTTCTTGATGCACCAGAGTTGCAGGATGACTTCTATCTCAACCTG GTGGACTGGTCTGCTGGAAATCTCTTGAGTGTTGGTTTGGGAGCCTGTGTTTACCTGTGGAGTGCCTGCACCAGTCAG GTGACGAGGTTGTGTGACTTGTCAGTGGATGGAGACTCCGTCACATCAGTGTGTTGGAATGAGAGG GGAAGTTTGGTGTCTGTAGGGACCCATAAGGGATTTGTTCAGATTTGGGATGCAGCTGGAGGGAGGAAGTTGACCAGTTTGGAGGGACATTCAGCACGT ACACACAGTGTCTCTCTTCTCTCTCCAGGAGCGCTTGCGTGGAATGGGGAGCAGCTGTCATCAGGTAGCCGGGACAGGGTGATTCTGCAGAGGGACGTGAGGGCGCCTCCCCCTGTGGAGAGACGCCTCCAGGGACACAGGCAGGAAGTGTGTGGGCTGAAGTGGTCACCTGACCACCAGCACCTCGCTTCTGGAGGGAACGATAACAAG TTACTGGTGTGGAACAGCTCCAGTCTGCTTCCCGTGCAGCAGTACAGCGATCACCTGGCAGCAGTGAAGGCCATCGCTTGGTCTCCTCACCAGCACGGCCTGTTGGCCTCCGGAGGGGGAACCGCTGACCGCTGCCTCCGTTTCTGGAACACTCTGACCGGGCAGGCGCTACAAAGTACCGACACCGGCTCACAGGTTTGCAACCTGGCCTGGTCTAAACATGCCAACGAACTG GTCAGCACACATGGCTACTCCCAGAATCAGATCCTGGTGTGGAAATACCCATCACTTACCCAGGTGGCCAAGCTCACAGGACATTCATACCGAGTACTCTACTTG GCGGTGTCTCCAGATGGTGAGGCCATTGTAACAGGAGCAGGAGACGAGACGCTAAGGTTCTGGAATGTCTTCAGCAAAACACGCTGCACCAAG GAATCCAAATCAGTGTTGAACCTGTTCACCAGGATACGGTAA
- the LOC127441020 gene encoding fizzy-related protein homolog isoform X2, which produces MDQDYERRLLRQINHQNVPEGHPSKSGYATCSPVTVKSGDRFIPTRAGSNWSINFHYANENCWSPNQNQRSKDAGTDTGKDAVAYAALLRNELLGAGIETVPDPHTDERRHTILTQDTHSLFRYTIHTKRVPFDNEISPYSLSPLSNKSHKLLRSPRKPARKISKIPFKVLDAPELQDDFYLNLVDWSAGNLLSVGLGACVYLWSACTSQVTRLCDLSVDGDSVTSVCWNERGSLVSVGTHKGFVQIWDAAGGRKLTSLEGHSARVGALAWNGEQLSSGSRDRVILQRDVRAPPPVERRLQGHRQEVCGLKWSPDHQHLASGGNDNKLLVWNSSSLLPVQQYSDHLAAVKAIAWSPHQHGLLASGGGTADRCLRFWNTLTGQALQSTDTGSQVCNLAWSKHANELVSTHGYSQNQILVWKYPSLTQVAKLTGHSYRVLYLAVSPDGEAIVTGAGDETLRFWNVFSKTRCTKESKSVLNLFTRIR; this is translated from the exons ATGGACCAGGACTATGAAAGACGCCTGTTGAGGCAAATCAACCACCAGAACGTCCCAGAGGGCCACCCCTCCAAA TCAGGGTATGCAACATGCAGCCCGGTTACTGTCAAATCAGGAGACAGATTTATCCCCACACGTGCCGGAAGCAACTGGAGCATAAACTTCCACTATGCCAAT GAGAACTGTTGGTCGCCCAATCAGAATCAGCGGTCGAAGGATGCTGGTACAGACACAGGGAAAG ATGCTGTGGCGTATGCCGCACTGCTGAGGAACGAACTGTTGGGAGCAGGAATCGAAACTGTGCCTGATCCTCACACAGATGAGCGCCGGCACACCATTCTCACACAGGACACACATAGCCTCTTCAGG tacACCATCCACACAAAGAGAGTGCCTTTTGACAATGAAATCTCCCCATACTCCCTCTCTCCTCTCAGTAACAAAAG TCACAAACTGTTGCGGTCACCTCGAAAGCCAGCACGCAAAATTTCCAAGATCCCATTCAAGGTTCTTGATGCACCAGAGTTGCAGGATGACTTCTATCTCAACCTG GTGGACTGGTCTGCTGGAAATCTCTTGAGTGTTGGTTTGGGAGCCTGTGTTTACCTGTGGAGTGCCTGCACCAGTCAG GTGACGAGGTTGTGTGACTTGTCAGTGGATGGAGACTCCGTCACATCAGTGTGTTGGAATGAGAGG GGAAGTTTGGTGTCTGTAGGGACCCATAAGGGATTTGTTCAGATTTGGGATGCAGCTGGAGGGAGGAAGTTGACCAGTTTGGAGGGACATTCAGCACGTGTAG GAGCGCTTGCGTGGAATGGGGAGCAGCTGTCATCAGGTAGCCGGGACAGGGTGATTCTGCAGAGGGACGTGAGGGCGCCTCCCCCTGTGGAGAGACGCCTCCAGGGACACAGGCAGGAAGTGTGTGGGCTGAAGTGGTCACCTGACCACCAGCACCTCGCTTCTGGAGGGAACGATAACAAG TTACTGGTGTGGAACAGCTCCAGTCTGCTTCCCGTGCAGCAGTACAGCGATCACCTGGCAGCAGTGAAGGCCATCGCTTGGTCTCCTCACCAGCACGGCCTGTTGGCCTCCGGAGGGGGAACCGCTGACCGCTGCCTCCGTTTCTGGAACACTCTGACCGGGCAGGCGCTACAAAGTACCGACACCGGCTCACAGGTTTGCAACCTGGCCTGGTCTAAACATGCCAACGAACTG GTCAGCACACATGGCTACTCCCAGAATCAGATCCTGGTGTGGAAATACCCATCACTTACCCAGGTGGCCAAGCTCACAGGACATTCATACCGAGTACTCTACTTG GCGGTGTCTCCAGATGGTGAGGCCATTGTAACAGGAGCAGGAGACGAGACGCTAAGGTTCTGGAATGTCTTCAGCAAAACACGCTGCACCAAG GAATCCAAATCAGTGTTGAACCTGTTCACCAGGATACGGTAA